The proteins below are encoded in one region of Phaseolus vulgaris cultivar G19833 chromosome 1, P. vulgaris v2.0, whole genome shotgun sequence:
- the LOC137813414 gene encoding exocyst complex component EXO70A1, with translation MEGSRMENLIRAEKSLRLSLEKSKSVGLALEKAGPRLAEIRQRLPSLGSAVRPIRAERDALVAVGGHINRAVGPAAAVLKVFDAVHGLEKSLLSDPRSDIAGYLSVLKRLQEALRFLGDNCGLAIQWLEDIVEYLEDNSVADQVYLANLKKELKNLRESQHGELDGGLLEAALCKLEDEFRLLLTENSVPLPMSVAVAGDGMACIAPSPLPVSVVQKLQAILGRLIANDRLDRCVGIYVEARSSNVRASLQALNLDYLEISVSEFNDVQSIEGYIAQWGKHLEFAVKHLFEAEYKLCNDVFERIGLDVWMGCFSKIAAQAGILAFLQFGKTVTESKKDPIKLLKLLDIFASLSKLRLDFNRLFGGGPCAEIQNLTRDLIKRVIDGAAEIFWELFVQVELQRPNPPPVDGSVPRLVSFITDYCNKLLGEDYKPILTQVLIIHRSWKRQSFQDRLLVTEILNIVKAVEQNVETWIKAYDDPTLSHFFAMNNHWHLCKHLKGTKLGELLGDSWLKNHEQYKEYYSTIFLRDSWGKLPGHLSREGLILFSGGRATARDLVKKRLKKFNEVFDEMYTKQSSWIMPERDLREKTCQLIVQAVVPVYRSYMQNYGPLVEQDASSTKYAKYTVQKLEEMLLFLYRPRPLRHGSLRSPTFSAKYGNGVPDLRRTASAVV, from the coding sequence ATGGAAGGTTCTAGAATGGAGAATTTGATCAGAGCTGAGAAATCGCTGAGGCTCAGCTTAGAGAAATCGAAGTCGGTAGGGTTAGCATTGGAGAAAGCGGGGCCGAGGTTGGCGGAAATCAGGCAGCGGCTGCCGTCGCTGGGATCGGCGGTGCGGCCGATTCGCGCTGAGAGGGACGCTCTCGTGGCCGTTGGCGGTCACATCAACCGCGCCGTGGGCCCCGCCGCGGCGGTGCTCAAGGTTTTTGACGCCGTCCACGGCCTGGAAAAGTCGTTGCTGTCGGATCCCCGGAGCGACATCGCCGGGTACTTGTCGGTGCTGAAACGTCTCCAGGAGGCGCTGAGGTTCTTGGGGGACAATTGCGGGTTGGCCATACAGTGGTTGGAGGACATAGTTGAGTATTTGGAGGACAATTCCGTTGCTGATCAGGTTTATCTGGCGAATTTGAAGAAGGAGTTGAAGAATCTTCGCGAGTCGCAGCACGGAGAACTCGATGGTGGCTTGTTGGAGGCTGCATTGTGCAAGTTGGAGGATGAGTTCAGGTTGCTGTTGACTGAGAATAGCGTGCCATTGCCGATGTCGGTGGCGGTGGCCGGTGATGGTATGGCGTGCATTGCGCCGTCGCCGCTGCCTGTATCCGTTGTGCAGAAGCTGCAGGCGATTCTGGGGCGGTTGATTGCCAATGACAGGCTGGATAGGTGTGTGGGGATTTATGTTGAGGCCAGGAGTTCCAATGTTAGGGCAAGTTTGCAGGCGCTGAATTTGGATTACCTTGAGATTTCTGTGTCGGAGTTCAATGATGTGCAGAGCATTGAGGGGTATATAGCTCAGTGGGGGAAGCATTTGGAGTTTGCGGTGAAACATTTGTTTGAGGCTGAGTATAAGCTTTGCAATGATGTGTTTGAGAGAATTGGATTGGATGTGTGGATGGGTTGCTTTTCGAAGATAGCTGCGCAGGCGGGTATACTGGCGTTTCTTCAGTTTGGGAAGACAGTTACTGAGAGTAAGAAGGACCCCATTAAGCTTTTAAAGTTGTTGGATATTTTCGCTTCGTTGAGCAAGTTGAGATTGGATTTCAACCGACTTTTTGGCGGTGGGCCATGTGCTGAGATACAGAATTTGACTCGGGATCTTATTAAGAGGGTGATTGATGGGGCTGCAGAGATTTTCTGGGAGCTTTTTGTTCAGGTGGAGTTGCAGAGGCCGAATCCACCACCAGTGGATGGCAGTGTGCCGAGATTGGTGAGCTTTATCACTGATTACTGTAATAAGCTCCTTGGGGAGGACTATAAGCCGATACTGACTCAGGTTCTGATCATTCACAGAAGTTGGAAGCGCCAAAGCTTTCAGGATAGACTCCTTGTTACTGAGATTTTGAATATTGTGAAGGCTGTTGAGCAGAATGTGGAGACTTGGATCAAGGCTTATGATGATCCTACACTGTCCCACTTTTTTGCTATGAACAATCACTGGCATCTGTGCAAGCATTTGAAAGGGACAAAGCTTGGGGAACTCTTGGGGGATTCCTGGCTAAAGAATCACGAACAGTATAAGGAATATTACTCCACAATCTTTTTGAGGGACAGCTGGGGAAAGCTTCCTGGACATTTGAGTAGGGAAGggttgattcttttctctggaGGACGTGCCACTGCCCGTGACCTGGTTAAGAAAAGGTTGAAGAAGTTCAATGAAGTTTTTGATGAGATGTATACTAAGCAGTCAAGTTGGATAATGCCAGAACGGGATCTGAGGGAGAAGACATGTCAGCTTATAGTGCAAGCTGTGGTGCCTGTATACCGCAGTTACATGCAGAATTATGGTCCTTTGGTGGAGCAAGATGCTAGCTCCACAAAATATGCAAAGTACACAGTTCAGAAGCTTGAGGAAATGCTCTTGTTTCTTTATCGGCCAAGGCCTCTAAGACATGGCAGCTTGAGAAGCCCGACGTTTAGTGCAAAATATGGTAATGGTGTACCTGATCTTCGCAGAACAGCATCTGCAGTTGTGTAA